The Nicotiana tabacum cultivar K326 chromosome 14, ASM71507v2, whole genome shotgun sequence genome contains a region encoding:
- the LOC142169008 gene encoding uncharacterized protein LOC142169008: MSAYTIHLISRLNPLKYIFQKLMPNGKLAKWQILLSKFNIVYITQKAIKGKALADHLAENPVDGDYELFTKYFPYEEVLFAGEDIAESYPGWRIFFDGAANFKGVEIVAVLISKSGQHYPTSAKIRFPCTNNMAEYEVCILGIRMAIDMKIKELLVIGDSNLLIHQVQGEWSTNLLKELCKKFAKIEFKHVPRIQNEFADALATLSSMIMHPDKNYIDPIEVEIKDKQSYCFAMNEEPDGKPWYHDIKKFFKTQEYLENATNGEKGALGRLYP; encoded by the coding sequence ATGTCGGCATACACTATTCATCTGATATCTCGGCTCAACCCGCTCAAGTACATTTTTCAGAAGCTAATGCCTAATGGAAAGCTAGCTAAATGGCAAATTCTCCTCAGTAAATTTAACATTGTGTACATAACTCAGAAGGCTATCAAAGGGAAAGCTTTAGCCGATCACCTTGCCGAGAATCCAGTGGATGGAGATTACGAACTGTTTACCAAATATTTCCCCTATGAAGAAGTACTATTTGCTGGGGAGGATATTGCAGAATCATACCCTGGgtggagaatatttttcgatggagcagcaaacttcaaaggagtcgaAATTGTGGCAGTCCTAATTTCGAAATCTGGACAACATTATCCAACATCGGCAAAGATAAGATTCCCTTGTAcaaataatatggctgaatacgaagtGTGTATCCTTGGAATCAgaatggcaatcgacatgaagaTCAAAGAACTTTTGGTCATAGGAGATTCCAATTTGTTGATACACCAAGTCCAAGGAGAATGGTCCACCAATTTGTTAAAGGAGTTGTGTAAGAAGTTCGCAAAGATTGAGTTCAAGCACGTCCCCAGGATTCAGAACGAGTTCGCCGACGCCCTTGCAACCTTATCATCTATGATTatgcatccagacaagaactacaTTGACCCTATCGAGGTAGAGATCAAGGACAAGCAATCCTATTGCTTCGCTATGAATGAAGAACCAGATGgtaaaccatggtatcatgacatcaagaaattcttTAAGACCCAAGAGTACCTAGAGAATGCTACTAATGGTGAAAAGGGAGCCCTCGGAAGGTTATACCCATAG